In Pongo abelii isolate AG06213 chromosome 5, NHGRI_mPonAbe1-v2.0_pri, whole genome shotgun sequence, a single genomic region encodes these proteins:
- the LOC100432875 gene encoding HLA class I histocompatibility antigen, alpha chain F isoform X1: MAPRTLLLLLSGALALTETWAGSHSLRYFSTAVSRPGRGEPRYIAVEYVDDTQFLRFDSDAAIPRMEPRAPWVEQEGPQYWEWTTGYAKANAQTDRVALKNLLRRYNQSEAGSHTLQGMNGCDMGPDGRLLRGYHQHAYDGKDYISLNEDLRSWTAADTVAQITQRFYEAEEYAEEFRIYLEGECLELLRRYLENGKETLQRADPPKAHIAHHPISDHEATLRCWALGFYPAEITLTWQRDGEEQTQDTELVETRPTGDGTFQKWAAVVVPSGEEQRYTCHVQHKGLPEPLTLRWEQSPQPTIPIVGIVAGLVVLGAVVTGAVVAAVMWRKKSSDRNRGSYSQAAKRRGKHKIHYKQSKEGKCLC; encoded by the exons ATGGCGCCCCGAACCCTCCTCCTGCTGCTCTCAGGGGCCCTGGCCCTGACCGAGACCTGGGCGG GCTCCCACTCCTTGAGGTATTTCAGCACCGCTGTGTCGCGGCCCGGCCGCGGGGAGCCCCGGTACATCGCCGTGGAGTACGTGGACGACACGCAGTTCCTGCGGTTTGACAGCGACGCGGCGATTCCGAGGATGGAGCCGCGGGCGCCGTGGGTGGAGCAAGAGGGGCCGCAGTATTGGGAGTGGACCACAGGGTACGCCAAGGCCAACGCACAGACTGACCGAGTGGCCCTGAAGAACCTGCTCCGCCGCTACAACCAGAGCGAGGCCG GATCTCACACCCTCCAGGGAATGAATGGCTGCGACATGGGGCCCGACGGACGCCTCCTCCGCGGGTATCACCAGCACGCGTACGACGGCAAGGATTACATCTCCCTGAACGAGGACCTGCGCTCCTGGACCGCGGCGGACACCGTGGCTCAGATCACCCAGCGCTTCTATGAGGCAGAGGAATATGCAGAGGAGTTCAGGATCTACCTGGAGGGCGAGTGCCTAGAGTTGCTCCGCAGATACCTGGAGAACGGGAAGGAGACGCTACAGCGCGCAG ATCCCCCAAAGGCACACATTGCCCACCACCCCATCTCTGACCATGAGGCCACCCTGAGGTGCTGGGCCCTGGGCTTCTACCCTGCCGAGATCACGCTCACCTGGCAGCGGGATGGGGAGGAACAGACCCAGGACACAGAGCTTGTGGAGACCAGGCCTACAGGGGATGGAACCTTCCAGAAGTGGGCCGCTGTGGTGGTGCCTTCTGGAGAGGAACAGAGATACACCTGCCATGTGCAGCACAAGGGGCTGCCCGAGCCCCTCACCCTGAGATGGG aGCAGTCTCCCCAGCCCACCATCCCCATCGTGGGCATCGTTGCTGGCCTTGTTGTCCTTGGAGCTGTGGTCACTGGAGCTGTGGTCGCTGCTGTAATGTGGAGGAAGAAGAGCTCAG
- the LOC100432875 gene encoding HLA class I histocompatibility antigen, alpha chain F isoform X4: MAPRTLLLLLSGALALTETWAGSHSLRYFSTAVSRPGRGEPRYIAVEYVDDTQFLRFDSDAAIPRMEPRAPWVEQEGPQYWEWTTGYAKANAQTDRVALKNLLRRYNQSEAGSHTLQGMNGCDMGPDGRLLRGYHQHAYDGKDYISLNEDLRSWTAADTVAQITQRFYEAEEYAEEFRIYLEGECLELLRRYLENGKETLQRAEQSPQPTIPIVGIVAGLVVLGAVVTGAVVAAVMWRKKSSDRNRGSYSQAAM, from the exons ATGGCGCCCCGAACCCTCCTCCTGCTGCTCTCAGGGGCCCTGGCCCTGACCGAGACCTGGGCGG GCTCCCACTCCTTGAGGTATTTCAGCACCGCTGTGTCGCGGCCCGGCCGCGGGGAGCCCCGGTACATCGCCGTGGAGTACGTGGACGACACGCAGTTCCTGCGGTTTGACAGCGACGCGGCGATTCCGAGGATGGAGCCGCGGGCGCCGTGGGTGGAGCAAGAGGGGCCGCAGTATTGGGAGTGGACCACAGGGTACGCCAAGGCCAACGCACAGACTGACCGAGTGGCCCTGAAGAACCTGCTCCGCCGCTACAACCAGAGCGAGGCCG GATCTCACACCCTCCAGGGAATGAATGGCTGCGACATGGGGCCCGACGGACGCCTCCTCCGCGGGTATCACCAGCACGCGTACGACGGCAAGGATTACATCTCCCTGAACGAGGACCTGCGCTCCTGGACCGCGGCGGACACCGTGGCTCAGATCACCCAGCGCTTCTATGAGGCAGAGGAATATGCAGAGGAGTTCAGGATCTACCTGGAGGGCGAGTGCCTAGAGTTGCTCCGCAGATACCTGGAGAACGGGAAGGAGACGCTACAGCGCGCAG aGCAGTCTCCCCAGCCCACCATCCCCATCGTGGGCATCGTTGCTGGCCTTGTTGTCCTTGGAGCTGTGGTCACTGGAGCTGTGGTCGCTGCTGTAATGTGGAGGAAGAAGAGCTCAG
- the LOC100432875 gene encoding HLA class I histocompatibility antigen, alpha chain F isoform X2, protein MAPRTLLLLLSGALALTETWAGSHSLRYFSTAVSRPGRGEPRYIAVEYVDDTQFLRFDSDAAIPRMEPRAPWVEQEGPQYWEWTTGYAKANAQTDRVALKNLLRRYNQSEAGSHTLQGMNGCDMGPDGRLLRGYHQHAYDGKDYISLNEDLRSWTAADTVAQITQRFYEAEEYAEEFRIYLEGECLELLRRYLENGKETLQRADPPKAHIAHHPISDHEATLRCWALGFYPAEITLTWQRDGEEQTQDTELVETRPTGDGTFQKWAAVVVPSGEEQRYTCHVQHKGLPEPLTLRWEQSPQPTIPIVGIVAGLVVLGAVVTGAVVAAVMWRKKSSDRNRGSYSQAAM, encoded by the exons ATGGCGCCCCGAACCCTCCTCCTGCTGCTCTCAGGGGCCCTGGCCCTGACCGAGACCTGGGCGG GCTCCCACTCCTTGAGGTATTTCAGCACCGCTGTGTCGCGGCCCGGCCGCGGGGAGCCCCGGTACATCGCCGTGGAGTACGTGGACGACACGCAGTTCCTGCGGTTTGACAGCGACGCGGCGATTCCGAGGATGGAGCCGCGGGCGCCGTGGGTGGAGCAAGAGGGGCCGCAGTATTGGGAGTGGACCACAGGGTACGCCAAGGCCAACGCACAGACTGACCGAGTGGCCCTGAAGAACCTGCTCCGCCGCTACAACCAGAGCGAGGCCG GATCTCACACCCTCCAGGGAATGAATGGCTGCGACATGGGGCCCGACGGACGCCTCCTCCGCGGGTATCACCAGCACGCGTACGACGGCAAGGATTACATCTCCCTGAACGAGGACCTGCGCTCCTGGACCGCGGCGGACACCGTGGCTCAGATCACCCAGCGCTTCTATGAGGCAGAGGAATATGCAGAGGAGTTCAGGATCTACCTGGAGGGCGAGTGCCTAGAGTTGCTCCGCAGATACCTGGAGAACGGGAAGGAGACGCTACAGCGCGCAG ATCCCCCAAAGGCACACATTGCCCACCACCCCATCTCTGACCATGAGGCCACCCTGAGGTGCTGGGCCCTGGGCTTCTACCCTGCCGAGATCACGCTCACCTGGCAGCGGGATGGGGAGGAACAGACCCAGGACACAGAGCTTGTGGAGACCAGGCCTACAGGGGATGGAACCTTCCAGAAGTGGGCCGCTGTGGTGGTGCCTTCTGGAGAGGAACAGAGATACACCTGCCATGTGCAGCACAAGGGGCTGCCCGAGCCCCTCACCCTGAGATGGG aGCAGTCTCCCCAGCCCACCATCCCCATCGTGGGCATCGTTGCTGGCCTTGTTGTCCTTGGAGCTGTGGTCACTGGAGCTGTGGTCGCTGCTGTAATGTGGAGGAAGAAGAGCTCAG